A genomic region of Gossypium hirsutum isolate 1008001.06 chromosome D01, Gossypium_hirsutum_v2.1, whole genome shotgun sequence contains the following coding sequences:
- the LOC107943059 gene encoding probable LRR receptor-like serine/threonine-protein kinase At3g47570, translating into MANVPRFILGLTMPVLLPNFVVSFSTKTKIDTSTDQSALQALKAHVVSDPQKILETNWSITTSVCNWAGVTCGSQHQRVIALNLSNMLLTGTLPPQIGNLSFLTSLNLMNNSFHGSLPIQLANLHRLRFIELGENYFYEEIPSWFGSFPELQYLSLSANKFTGQIPSDMFERLPKLQSLNLGMNNLSGKIPIDLLKCKELQFINLESNRLEGILPEEIGNLTKLRSLHLDNNRIQGEIGDLLNLEQLTMSNNGLLRHPPPMYNLTRLRILDLSRNHLSGPIPFDFPSLLNLEQLNISFNMFGGSIPSTISNLTRLTILDTFTNYLSGEIPSDMFERLSKLQVLDLVSAWIPTSIPMSLFKCKELQIMNLVDCGFEGILPKEIGNLTMLRSLDLTYNEIEGVIPHQIGDLLNLEQLSISSNRLKGLFPSISNLTRLRILDLSYNFLAGTIHNFFTHIFL; encoded by the exons ATGGCAAATGTCCCTCGGTTCATTCTGGGTCTTACAATGCCCGTGCTGTTACCTAATTTTGTTGTTTCATTCTCTACCAAAACAAAAATCGATACCAGCACAGATCAGTCAGCTCTTCAAGCACTGAAAGCTCATGTTGTTAGCGATCCTCAAAAGATTTTGGAAACCAACTGGTCTATTACAACTTCTGTTTGTAATTGGGCTGGTGTCACTTGTGGATCTCAACATCAAAGAGTCATAGCTCTTAATCTTTCTAACATGCTTCTCACTGGCACTCTACCACCTCAAATTGGAAATTTATCTTTCCTTACTTCACTCAACTTGATGAACAACTCATTTCATGGCTCATTACCCATTCAGTTGGCTAATTTGCATCGACTGAGATTTATAGAATTGGGTGAAAACTATTTTTACGAAGAGATCCCATCATGGTTTGGTTCCTTCCCTGAACTTCAATACTTGTCTTTAAGTGCTAACAAATTTACAGGTCAAATCCCATCAGATATGTTTGAACGTCTACCTAAACTGCAAAGTCTTAACTTGGGTATGAACAATCTGTCGGGAAAAATTCCGATAGATTTACTCAAGTGCAAAGAGTTACAGTTCATAAATTTAGAAAGTAATAGGTTGGAAGGGATTCTACCAGAAGAAATAGGAAACTTGACAAAGCTTAGGAGTCTACATCTCGACAATAACCGGATCCAAG GTGAAATTGGAGATCTTCTCAATTTAGAACAATTAACCATGTCTAACAATGGATTATTGCGGCATCCTCCACCTATGTATAATTTAACACGTTTGAGAATTCTTGATTTATCCAGAAATCATCTAAGTG GTCCAATCCCATTCGACTTCCCGAGTCTTCTCAATTTGGAACAATTAAACATTTCTTTCAATATGTTTGGAGGGTCCATTCCGTCAACCATCAGTAATCTAACACGTTTGACAATTCTTGATACATTTACTAATTACCTATCAG GTGAAATCCCATCAGATATGTTTGAACGTCTATCTAAATTGCAAGTTCTTGACTTGGTTTCAGCCTGGATCCCCACAAGCATTCCGATGAGTTTATTCAAGTGCAAAGAGTTACAGATTATGAATTTAGTTGATTGTGGTTTTGAAGGGATTCTACCAAAAGAAATAGGAAACTTGACAATGCTTAGGAGTCTAGATCTCACCTACAACGAGATCGAAG GTGTAATCCCACACCAAATCGGAGATCTTCTCAATTTGGAACAGTTAAGCATTTCTTCTAATAGGCTAAAAGGGCTTTTTCCATCCATCAGTAATTTAACACGTTTGAGAATTCTCGATTTATCCTATAATTTTTTAGCAGGTACTATACATAATTTCTTcactcatatttttttatag